A single window of Lutzomyia longipalpis isolate SR_M1_2022 chromosome 1, ASM2433408v1 DNA harbors:
- the LOC129797782 gene encoding ejaculatory bulb-specific protein 3-like isoform X1 — MERNIKGFRFQVYFAVVLFTLFLQMVFSASIASTRPPVSDEVIDKALQDKRYLMRQLKCAIGEAPCDPVGKRLKSLAPFVLRGNCPQCSPTEVSQIRRTLAYVQKTYPAEWTKLIQAYAG, encoded by the exons ATGGAGCGAAATATCAAAGGATTTCGGTTCCAGGTGTACTTTGCGGTGGTTCTCTTTACTCTCTTCTTGCAAATGGTTTTCTCAGCATCGATTGCGAGCACACGTCCTCCCGTTTCGGATGAAGTAATCGACAAAGCACTTCAGGACAAGCGCTACCTGATGCGGCAGCTCAAATGCGCCATCGGAGAAGCTCCCTGCGATCCTGTAGGCAAACGCCTCAAGA GTTTAGCGCCATTTGTGCTCCGAGGTAACTGTCCACAG TGCTCCCCAACTGAAGTAAGCCAAATTCGACGAACTCTTGCCTATGTCCAAAAAACATATCCTGCCGAATGGACGAAGCTGATACAGGCATATGCTGGCTGA
- the LOC129797782 gene encoding ejaculatory bulb-specific protein 3-like isoform X2, protein MSPSALNLRVYFAVVLFTLFLQMVFSASIASTRPPVSDEVIDKALQDKRYLMRQLKCAIGEAPCDPVGKRLKSLAPFVLRGNCPQCSPTEVSQIRRTLAYVQKTYPAEWTKLIQAYAG, encoded by the exons ATGTCACCATCTGCATTGAATCTCAGG GTGTACTTTGCGGTGGTTCTCTTTACTCTCTTCTTGCAAATGGTTTTCTCAGCATCGATTGCGAGCACACGTCCTCCCGTTTCGGATGAAGTAATCGACAAAGCACTTCAGGACAAGCGCTACCTGATGCGGCAGCTCAAATGCGCCATCGGAGAAGCTCCCTGCGATCCTGTAGGCAAACGCCTCAAGA GTTTAGCGCCATTTGTGCTCCGAGGTAACTGTCCACAG TGCTCCCCAACTGAAGTAAGCCAAATTCGACGAACTCTTGCCTATGTCCAAAAAACATATCCTGCCGAATGGACGAAGCTGATACAGGCATATGCTGGCTGA